One part of the Microbacterium aurugineum genome encodes these proteins:
- a CDS encoding type II toxin-antitoxin system VapC family toxin, with translation MALIASRPTVPELLAALEAAAIDLARLRVELHPTLPLVPHVLALRRNVTAYDAASVALASVFGCTLLTHDRRLARAASGHCTVEVPVTSD, from the coding sequence CTGGCGCTCATCGCGTCCCGCCCCACTGTGCCGGAACTCCTGGCCGCGCTCGAGGCTGCGGCCATCGACCTCGCGCGGCTCCGCGTCGAGCTGCACCCCACGCTGCCGCTCGTCCCGCACGTGCTGGCGCTGCGCCGGAACGTGACGGCCTATGACGCGGCCTCTGTCGCGCTCGCGAGCGTGTTCGGGTGCACGCTGCTCACGCATGACCGGAGGCTGGCGCGCGCAGCCTCCGGTCACTGCACCGTCGAGGTGCCTGTCACATCCGACTGA
- a CDS encoding glycoside hydrolase family 35 protein encodes MPDLLASALDGSSVAVDASATATPIGAPTLSWRDGEILRDGVAHRILAGSIHYFRVHPDLWEDRLRRLAAMGANTVDTYVAWNFHERVEGDVRFDGWRDIERFIRLAGEVGLDVFLRPSPYICAEWSNGGIPSWLSGRVAALRTSDDGFLAAVDAWYDRLIPRLVPLQASHGGPIVAIQIENEYGSFGSDADYLAHLRDGLRRRGMVEMLTTADGITGDMIEHGSVAGALATFTFGTGVARAVELRREGDALMCSELWGGWFDHWGERHHVRSAASAGGTIEELLTAGGSVSLYMAHGGTNFGLWNGANHDQVLQPTVTSYDSDAPIGEDGTLTEKFHALRALFAPFHAGELPPVPGAPRRQGAATTPLEPRASLLGLIASLPVAGDVSPRPRTFEELGAEDGLVAYEADVSFPADATLTVDGLHDRAVVFLDERRLGVLERDGETSLALPADGGMGRLTILVESLGRINYGPYTGEGKGIMRGVMIGRRLVNGWTHRVVPQEVPALPTAATDATDATDGVAIASLDVAEPLDAWLAFPGGAKGMVWLNGFLLGRYWKVGPQETLYAPAPLWKAGRNEIVVLDTDVLGVTVEIREEPSFGETEEFIGS; translated from the coding sequence ATGCCTGACCTTCTCGCCTCGGCTCTCGACGGCTCTTCCGTTGCCGTCGACGCCTCGGCCACCGCGACGCCGATCGGCGCGCCCACCCTGTCCTGGCGCGACGGGGAGATCCTCCGCGACGGTGTCGCGCACCGCATCCTCGCGGGCTCGATCCACTACTTCCGGGTGCACCCCGACCTGTGGGAGGACCGTCTCCGCCGACTCGCGGCGATGGGCGCGAACACGGTCGACACCTATGTCGCGTGGAACTTCCACGAGCGCGTCGAGGGCGACGTCCGCTTCGACGGATGGCGTGACATCGAGCGCTTCATCCGTCTGGCCGGAGAAGTGGGTCTGGATGTCTTCCTCCGCCCCAGTCCCTACATCTGCGCCGAGTGGTCCAACGGCGGCATCCCGTCCTGGCTGTCCGGGCGGGTCGCGGCGCTGCGCACCAGCGATGACGGCTTCCTCGCCGCGGTGGACGCCTGGTACGACCGGTTGATCCCGCGGCTCGTTCCGCTCCAGGCCTCGCACGGCGGACCGATCGTCGCGATCCAGATCGAGAACGAGTACGGGTCGTTCGGCAGCGACGCCGACTACCTCGCGCACCTGCGGGACGGGCTCCGCCGCCGCGGGATGGTCGAGATGCTCACCACCGCCGACGGCATCACGGGCGACATGATCGAGCACGGCAGTGTCGCCGGGGCCCTGGCGACCTTCACGTTCGGCACCGGGGTGGCGAGGGCCGTGGAACTGCGCCGCGAGGGTGATGCGCTCATGTGCAGCGAGCTGTGGGGTGGCTGGTTCGACCACTGGGGGGAGCGGCACCACGTGCGGTCCGCCGCGAGCGCCGGGGGCACGATCGAGGAGCTGCTGACCGCCGGCGGATCGGTGAGCCTGTACATGGCGCACGGTGGCACCAACTTCGGCCTCTGGAACGGGGCCAACCACGACCAGGTCCTGCAGCCGACCGTCACCAGCTACGACTCGGACGCACCGATCGGCGAAGACGGAACGCTCACCGAGAAGTTCCACGCGCTCCGTGCGCTGTTCGCGCCGTTCCATGCGGGTGAGCTCCCCCCGGTTCCCGGTGCGCCGCGGCGGCAGGGCGCGGCGACCACGCCGCTCGAGCCGCGCGCATCCCTGCTCGGGCTGATCGCTTCGCTCCCCGTGGCCGGTGACGTCTCGCCGCGACCGCGTACGTTCGAGGAGCTCGGTGCGGAAGACGGCCTCGTCGCGTATGAGGCGGACGTGTCCTTCCCCGCCGACGCGACGCTCACGGTCGACGGGCTGCACGACCGTGCCGTGGTGTTCCTCGACGAGCGGCGCCTCGGCGTGCTGGAGCGCGACGGCGAGACCTCTCTCGCTCTGCCCGCTGACGGCGGGATGGGACGACTCACGATCCTCGTCGAGAGCCTCGGACGGATCAACTACGGGCCGTACACGGGCGAGGGCAAGGGCATCATGCGCGGCGTGATGATCGGCCGTCGGCTCGTGAACGGCTGGACGCATCGCGTGGTTCCCCAGGAGGTACCGGCTCTCCCCACCGCCGCGACCGACGCGACCGACGCAACGGATGGTGTGGCCATCGCCTCCCTCGATGTCGCCGAGCCGCTCGATGCCTGGCTCGCCTTCCCCGGCGGTGCCAAGGGGATGGTCTGGCTGAACGGCTTCCTCCTCGGCAGGTACTGGAAGGTCGGTCCGCAGGAGACGCTCTACGCGCCGGCGCCGCTGTGGAAGGCCGGCCGCAACGAGATCGTCGTGCTCGACACCGATGTCCTCGGGGTGACCGTCGAGATCCGTGAAGAACCGTCGTTCGGGGAGACCGAGGAGTTCATCGGCTCCTGA
- a CDS encoding LacI family DNA-binding transcriptional regulator, which produces MSPRRPRDDRAPSQVDVAQLAGVSTQTVSRVMSGQDNVRPDTARRVLAAVEELGYRVHAAAASLASGRTRVLGVIVVSTDRYSSAALGVGIQQAAAANGYTVSTAAVADHASAEAFLEAFDRLERQGAEGIILGVPVELESPAMRTRTERTPATRSERTSLDEDAPLAVDQRAIARLAVEHLLDLGHETVWHVSGDDYWTETQQRSEAWEQTLRDRGIVPPPLIPADWTPESGYRAGRTIAAIPEATAVFVSSDEMAFGLIRALHEAGRSVPEDVSVVSVDDIALAAYASPALTTVRQPFEAMGRAAALRVIAQIEGHEAVGEMPSTEPQLIVRSSTAPPRSAR; this is translated from the coding sequence ATGTCCCCTCGCCGCCCGAGAGACGACCGCGCCCCGAGCCAGGTCGATGTCGCCCAGCTCGCCGGAGTCTCCACGCAGACCGTCTCCCGCGTCATGTCCGGGCAGGACAACGTGCGCCCCGACACCGCCCGCCGCGTGCTGGCGGCGGTCGAGGAGCTCGGCTACCGCGTGCACGCCGCCGCCGCCTCGCTCGCCTCCGGTCGCACTCGCGTACTGGGCGTGATCGTGGTCTCGACGGACCGGTACTCGTCGGCGGCGCTCGGTGTCGGCATCCAGCAGGCGGCCGCGGCCAACGGATACACCGTGTCGACGGCGGCCGTCGCGGACCATGCCTCGGCTGAAGCGTTCCTGGAGGCCTTCGACCGACTGGAGCGTCAAGGCGCAGAAGGCATCATCCTCGGTGTCCCGGTCGAACTCGAGAGTCCGGCAATGCGGACGCGCACCGAGCGCACGCCCGCGACCCGCAGCGAACGCACCTCCCTGGACGAGGACGCCCCCCTCGCGGTCGACCAGCGCGCCATCGCCCGCCTCGCCGTCGAGCACCTCCTCGACCTCGGGCACGAGACCGTGTGGCACGTCTCGGGCGACGACTACTGGACCGAGACACAGCAGCGCAGCGAGGCCTGGGAGCAGACGCTCCGCGATCGGGGCATCGTGCCGCCGCCGTTGATCCCCGCCGACTGGACACCCGAATCCGGCTACCGCGCCGGGCGCACGATCGCGGCCATCCCGGAGGCTACCGCGGTCTTCGTCAGCAGTGACGAGATGGCGTTCGGTCTGATCCGCGCCCTGCACGAGGCCGGTCGCAGTGTGCCGGAGGACGTCTCGGTGGTCAGCGTGGACGACATCGCTCTCGCCGCGTACGCCTCCCCCGCGCTTACGACCGTCCGCCAGCCCTTCGAGGCGATGGGCCGTGCGGCCGCTCTCCGGGTCATCGCACAGATCGAGGGACATGAGGCGGTCGGCGAGATGCCCTCCACCGAGCCGCAGCTCATCGTGCGCTCGTCGACGGCCCCGCCCCGCTCGGCGCGCTAG
- a CDS encoding endo-alpha-N-acetylgalactosaminidase family protein yields the protein MSKPSRPPRATVALSSLLATALAFGGVLTQAPAAQAAELIPVPKADYRLHAVSSESDPYPAPPSLDGTALGAFDGDFATQWTSRYTANAPFPHWIVVDLQRSLSVKALDYSVKRGQAVAAKTVEVYVTDDPDVARNSPADGGWGAASGTAVLHAPTANDEKQRITLDAAKDGRYVALLVIDAQGTTGGGAGEIEVLSDEELPPIVTEPEEPDTDETVEIAAGGTTAVVSTEFPRITQYRVGSESIAGQRTSAKTWSVNGASYASETTSTPSATGIDYVSTLTGIDVTVRSSIRVAEDGTVGFEVTAVEGTAAVTTLGLPDNAFLSATAADAGSVLDRTVISPDSTKNADEHIAVGASTATGQKGAAFAFLGNGALIGGVITNATTQASGGTASWNTRLTTRITEAAGRTAEIGSSAWLIHPTTAMDSRVTTYALPKVTVLLAADRNGDAKVDWQDGAIRYREVDTPRLGADRVAERVVSRIPFNFASSATNYFDLVLDNTKRIANQTDGLGQWVLNKGYGSEGHDSANTDYGGNYNERAGGLSDLNTLVDEGAKLNADMSVHVNATEIYPQANAFDSAILDGAAPYKPGWNWLDQSYYINQQTDLGTGRVLDRFQQLRDEVPGLSGVYIDVYYSNGWVAEQLADELNSMDLEVATEWGDKFVDSTVWSHWPNDLSYGGVTNKGINSTMVRFIQNGQADVWNDDALLGQQRLVDAEGWVGNRNWDGFVDNIWTQSLPTKFLQHFDLLTYEAGAEATLTDDVSVRIDGSTRVITMDGATVLRGDSYLLPWQSLSSNEEAGSPVDADKMYFYSASGGEETFGLTEAFRGNTAFDVFELGDQGRVKVGTVNAAGGELTLSGDEGTAYVVVPQGGAQRAAVEYHDAGLDDPGFNSGSLDVWNPQGDVTIERTDLGSAKNESRGDNVAVLGAAASSISQTVTGLTPGQRYAFSAQVQIDPTATRDVSVSVDTGSGAVTRTWNLSPTYNYMRADSKAGQYYQRGSTSFLAPASGEVTVSVGAVEGDAKVRIDNARVSRDTTAPFAAGTVYSNDFEGNEAGWGPFVKGNANGIDDPRTSISRRHDPYTSSEWRNTAKPFDAGALAGLAVDTTLSGDHSLMSHSENSGVVYRTDPTLVPLQAGHSYRIGFDYQVGASGAYRWLTGTDAVAGGTVTSTTLSRTGITQALETAEFSQDVIVGCGDYTWVGLERVGGPDVDFVLDDFTVTDLGPTTGGTPCATVSAEAGVLSPGAQTVFTTTFTNSESLAVENIGVQLEVPEGYAVEVADDSSNLFEKVEPGDSVDTTWLVTAPAEAAGTTVGIGIAATYLADCDVRTVVTTQEVSVSSRARIPNAQISVTASSEETSGENGAAVNMLDGNAGTFWHSRWSSAATSYPHVLTFDLGAAEQVDGISYLRRGANQNGPIKGYEVAVSTDGQTYTPVFSGEWQNVAEWQDVDFAETTARYIRVTATSSISGTQFAAVAEMAVYGSPTPQSGHAPATRPDDDLSGCNPVIDPKLGLDADSVRAGETVGVALTGFAPESTVSVWLDDARLTGATVDAEGALTTRLLIPTNASVGTHRVIVQDAAGAELASAPLKVKKAKPGKKATITAAIGSVVAGASLTVQLSGFDPDALVQLWLHSEPVRIGEVTISADGDAVATVTIPAATPAGAHALVATDAQGVELARGDLAVTAAAGSGGDLASTGAEGAIWAGAAFAGLAAIGLGLALWLRRRRHS from the coding sequence GTGTCGAAACCTTCCCGACCGCCCCGCGCTACCGTCGCCCTCAGCTCGCTGCTGGCGACGGCACTCGCCTTCGGCGGTGTGCTCACCCAGGCGCCGGCCGCGCAGGCCGCCGAGCTGATCCCGGTCCCGAAAGCCGACTACCGACTGCACGCGGTGTCGAGTGAATCGGACCCGTACCCGGCGCCGCCCTCGCTCGACGGCACCGCTCTCGGCGCCTTCGACGGCGATTTCGCGACGCAGTGGACCTCGCGCTACACCGCGAACGCGCCGTTCCCGCACTGGATCGTCGTCGACCTGCAGCGCTCGCTCTCGGTGAAGGCCCTCGACTACTCGGTCAAGCGGGGCCAGGCCGTGGCTGCGAAGACGGTCGAGGTCTACGTGACGGACGATCCCGATGTCGCCCGCAACTCGCCGGCCGACGGCGGATGGGGTGCGGCCTCGGGCACGGCGGTGCTGCATGCTCCGACCGCGAACGACGAGAAGCAGCGCATCACGCTGGACGCTGCCAAGGACGGCCGCTACGTGGCGCTGCTCGTGATCGACGCGCAGGGAACCACCGGCGGCGGGGCCGGCGAGATCGAGGTGCTCTCCGACGAGGAGCTGCCCCCGATCGTCACCGAGCCGGAGGAGCCGGACACGGATGAGACCGTCGAGATCGCCGCCGGCGGCACCACGGCGGTCGTCTCGACCGAGTTCCCTCGCATCACGCAGTATCGCGTGGGGAGTGAGAGCATCGCCGGCCAGCGCACCTCGGCCAAGACCTGGTCGGTGAACGGCGCGAGCTACGCGTCGGAGACCACGTCGACGCCGTCCGCCACCGGGATCGACTATGTGTCGACACTGACGGGCATCGACGTCACCGTGCGCAGCAGCATCCGCGTCGCGGAGGACGGAACCGTCGGCTTCGAGGTCACCGCGGTCGAGGGGACGGCAGCCGTGACCACTCTGGGGCTTCCGGACAACGCCTTCCTCTCCGCGACCGCCGCGGATGCCGGGTCGGTGCTCGATCGCACGGTGATCAGCCCGGACAGCACCAAGAACGCCGACGAGCACATCGCGGTGGGCGCTTCGACGGCGACCGGCCAGAAGGGGGCGGCCTTCGCCTTCCTCGGCAACGGCGCGCTCATCGGCGGCGTGATCACCAACGCGACGACCCAGGCCTCCGGCGGCACGGCGTCGTGGAACACGCGCCTGACCACACGCATCACCGAGGCGGCGGGACGCACGGCCGAGATCGGTTCCAGCGCCTGGCTGATCCACCCGACCACGGCGATGGACAGCCGGGTGACCACCTACGCCCTTCCGAAGGTCACGGTCCTCCTCGCGGCGGACCGCAACGGCGACGCGAAGGTCGACTGGCAGGACGGCGCGATCCGCTACCGCGAGGTCGACACCCCTCGTCTCGGCGCCGATCGGGTCGCCGAGCGCGTGGTCAGTCGCATCCCCTTCAACTTCGCCTCCAGTGCGACGAACTACTTCGATCTGGTCCTCGACAACACCAAGCGCATCGCGAACCAGACCGACGGTCTCGGCCAGTGGGTGCTCAACAAGGGCTACGGCAGTGAAGGCCATGACTCGGCGAACACCGACTACGGCGGAAACTACAACGAGCGGGCGGGCGGCCTCTCCGACCTGAACACCCTCGTCGACGAGGGCGCGAAGCTCAACGCCGACATGAGCGTGCACGTCAACGCCACCGAGATCTATCCGCAGGCGAACGCCTTCGACTCCGCGATCCTCGACGGTGCCGCCCCGTACAAGCCGGGCTGGAACTGGCTCGACCAGTCGTACTACATCAACCAGCAGACCGACCTCGGTACCGGACGGGTGCTCGACCGCTTCCAGCAGCTGCGGGACGAGGTCCCCGGTCTCAGCGGCGTCTACATCGACGTGTACTACTCGAACGGGTGGGTCGCCGAACAGCTCGCCGACGAGCTCAACAGCATGGACCTCGAAGTCGCCACCGAGTGGGGTGACAAGTTCGTCGACAGCACGGTCTGGTCGCACTGGCCGAACGACCTCAGCTACGGCGGGGTGACGAACAAGGGCATCAACTCCACGATGGTGCGCTTCATCCAGAACGGCCAGGCCGACGTCTGGAACGACGATGCGCTGCTCGGACAGCAGCGACTCGTCGACGCCGAGGGCTGGGTCGGCAACCGCAACTGGGACGGCTTCGTCGACAACATCTGGACCCAGAGCCTGCCGACCAAGTTCCTCCAGCACTTCGACCTGCTCACGTACGAGGCAGGTGCCGAGGCGACGCTGACCGACGACGTCTCCGTCCGCATCGACGGCAGTACCCGGGTCATCACGATGGACGGCGCCACGGTGCTGCGGGGTGACTCCTACCTGCTCCCCTGGCAGTCGCTGTCTTCCAACGAGGAGGCCGGTTCTCCGGTCGACGCCGACAAGATGTACTTCTATTCGGCGTCCGGAGGCGAGGAGACGTTCGGGCTCACCGAGGCGTTCCGCGGCAACACCGCCTTCGACGTGTTCGAGCTGGGAGACCAGGGGCGCGTCAAGGTCGGCACCGTGAATGCGGCAGGCGGCGAGCTCACGCTCAGCGGAGACGAAGGCACGGCCTACGTCGTGGTGCCGCAGGGTGGTGCCCAGCGCGCGGCGGTCGAGTACCACGACGCCGGTCTCGACGACCCGGGGTTCAACTCCGGTTCGCTCGACGTCTGGAATCCCCAGGGCGATGTGACGATCGAGCGCACCGACCTCGGCAGCGCGAAGAACGAGTCCCGGGGCGACAACGTCGCCGTGCTCGGTGCGGCCGCCTCGTCGATCTCGCAGACCGTGACCGGCCTCACCCCTGGACAGCGGTACGCGTTCTCGGCGCAGGTGCAGATCGATCCGACTGCGACCCGCGACGTGAGCGTCTCGGTCGACACCGGTTCCGGTGCTGTGACGCGCACCTGGAACCTCTCTCCGACGTACAACTACATGCGCGCCGACTCCAAGGCGGGTCAGTACTACCAGCGTGGGTCGACATCGTTCCTGGCCCCGGCATCCGGTGAGGTCACCGTGTCCGTTGGTGCCGTCGAGGGTGACGCGAAGGTCCGGATCGACAACGCCCGCGTCTCGCGCGACACGACCGCACCGTTCGCGGCCGGCACGGTGTACTCGAACGACTTCGAGGGCAACGAGGCCGGGTGGGGCCCGTTCGTGAAGGGGAACGCCAACGGCATCGACGACCCGCGCACGAGCATCTCGCGCCGACACGATCCGTACACGAGCAGCGAGTGGCGCAACACCGCCAAGCCGTTCGACGCGGGCGCGCTCGCGGGGCTCGCGGTGGATACGACGCTGAGCGGCGACCACTCGCTCATGTCGCACTCCGAGAACAGCGGGGTCGTCTATCGCACCGATCCGACACTCGTTCCGCTGCAGGCGGGGCACTCGTACCGGATCGGATTCGACTACCAGGTCGGCGCGAGCGGCGCATACCGCTGGCTCACCGGCACGGATGCGGTGGCGGGCGGCACGGTCACCTCGACCACGCTCAGCCGCACCGGGATCACGCAGGCGCTGGAGACGGCGGAGTTCTCGCAGGATGTGATCGTCGGATGCGGCGACTACACCTGGGTCGGACTCGAACGCGTCGGGGGACCGGACGTGGACTTCGTGCTGGACGACTTCACGGTCACAGACCTCGGCCCGACGACCGGCGGCACCCCGTGTGCGACGGTGTCTGCGGAGGCGGGCGTCCTGAGCCCCGGCGCGCAGACCGTGTTCACGACCACCTTCACCAACAGCGAGTCCCTCGCCGTCGAGAACATCGGCGTGCAGCTCGAGGTGCCGGAGGGGTACGCGGTCGAGGTCGCCGACGACTCGTCGAACCTGTTCGAGAAGGTCGAGCCCGGGGACAGCGTGGACACCACGTGGCTGGTCACCGCGCCGGCGGAGGCCGCGGGCACGACGGTCGGCATCGGGATCGCGGCGACGTATCTCGCGGACTGCGATGTGCGCACGGTCGTGACGACGCAGGAGGTGTCGGTGTCCTCACGGGCTCGCATCCCCAACGCGCAGATCTCCGTGACGGCGAGCTCCGAGGAGACATCCGGGGAGAACGGTGCGGCCGTGAACATGCTCGACGGGAACGCGGGCACGTTCTGGCACAGTCGGTGGAGTTCGGCGGCGACGTCGTACCCGCACGTGCTGACCTTCGACCTGGGCGCCGCCGAGCAGGTGGACGGCATCTCGTACCTGCGCCGCGGCGCCAACCAGAACGGTCCGATCAAGGGCTACGAGGTCGCGGTGTCGACCGACGGACAGACGTACACGCCCGTCTTCTCGGGCGAGTGGCAGAACGTCGCCGAGTGGCAGGACGTGGACTTCGCGGAGACCACGGCGCGCTACATCCGCGTGACCGCCACGTCGTCCATCTCGGGCACGCAGTTCGCGGCCGTCGCCGAGATGGCCGTGTACGGTTCGCCGACCCCGCAGAGCGGTCATGCTCCCGCGACGCGGCCGGACGACGATCTGAGCGGCTGCAACCCGGTGATCGACCCGAAGCTCGGTCTCGACGCCGACTCGGTGCGGGCGGGAGAGACGGTGGGCGTCGCGCTCACGGGCTTCGCTCCGGAGTCCACCGTGTCGGTCTGGCTCGACGACGCCCGGCTGACCGGTGCCACGGTCGATGCGGAGGGCGCGCTGACGACGCGACTGCTGATCCCGACGAACGCCTCGGTGGGCACGCACCGAGTGATCGTGCAGGATGCGGCCGGCGCGGAGCTCGCCAGCGCTCCGTTGAAGGTCAAGAAGGCGAAGCCGGGGAAGAAGGCGACCATCACCGCAGCCATCGGATCGGTCGTCGCCGGCGCGAGCCTGACCGTGCAGTTGAGCGGATTCGATCCCGACGCGCTGGTGCAGCTGTGGCTGCATTCCGAGCCGGTCCGCATCGGTGAGGTGACGATCTCGGCCGACGGTGATGCCGTCGCCACCGTCACGATCCCCGCGGCGACGCCGGCCGGCGCGCACGCGCTCGTCGCGACCGATGCGCAGGGCGTCGAGCTGGCGCGGGGTGACCTCGCGGTGACCGCGGCGGCCGGGAGTGGCGGTGACCTCGCCTCCACCGGTGCGGAGGGGGCGATCTGGGCGGGCGCGGCGTTCGCGGGCCTCGCGGCGATCGGCCTGGGTCTGGCCCTGTGGCTGCGGAGACGCCGCCACAGCTGA
- a CDS encoding carbohydrate ABC transporter permease: MVTVTETRGATSAPAPRIPADPTRRRRFGTRREGLTGWLFMTPFAVLFVLVFLVPIIVSIRSSFFAQVPAGGGLYGGGELVDTFVGLENFVTAATNGAFWTGMGRVVLYAALQIPVMILLALGLALLLDSFIVRRPTLFRLSFFLPYAVPGIIAAMMWLYLYTPEVSPFLPFLPEGTDFMAPGTILFSMANMTTWTYTGYNMLIFLSALQAVPRDLYEAARLDGASGFQISMRIKVPLVRGAALLAVLLSIIGTIQLFNEPVVLQAANSWMGKDFTPMMLTYNTMMGEISPSGSGPASAYSLLMALIAGVLAIVYALLQRRKGDA; encoded by the coding sequence ATGGTCACAGTGACCGAAACACGAGGCGCGACTTCGGCACCGGCGCCGCGCATCCCCGCGGACCCCACCCGCCGACGGCGGTTCGGGACCCGACGCGAGGGTCTCACGGGATGGCTGTTCATGACGCCGTTCGCCGTGCTCTTCGTGCTGGTCTTCCTGGTGCCGATCATCGTGTCGATCCGGTCGTCGTTCTTCGCGCAGGTTCCGGCGGGAGGCGGCCTCTACGGCGGCGGCGAACTCGTCGATACGTTCGTCGGCCTCGAGAACTTCGTCACCGCGGCGACCAACGGCGCCTTCTGGACGGGGATGGGGCGTGTGGTCCTCTACGCCGCCCTGCAGATCCCGGTGATGATCCTGCTGGCACTCGGTCTCGCCCTGCTGCTGGACTCCTTCATCGTGCGCCGCCCCACGCTCTTCCGGCTCTCGTTCTTCCTCCCCTACGCGGTTCCCGGCATCATCGCCGCCATGATGTGGCTCTACCTCTACACACCCGAGGTCTCGCCCTTCCTGCCCTTCCTCCCGGAGGGCACCGACTTCATGGCCCCGGGCACGATCCTGTTCTCGATGGCGAACATGACGACCTGGACTTACACGGGCTACAACATGCTGATCTTCCTGTCGGCGCTGCAGGCCGTTCCGCGCGACCTCTACGAAGCGGCTCGTCTCGACGGGGCCTCCGGCTTCCAGATCTCGATGCGCATCAAGGTGCCGCTCGTGCGCGGGGCCGCCCTCCTCGCCGTGCTGCTGTCGATCATCGGCACCATCCAGCTGTTCAACGAGCCGGTCGTGCTGCAGGCCGCGAACTCGTGGATGGGCAAGGACTTCACACCGATGATGCTCACCTACAACACGATGATGGGCGAGATCTCGCCGTCCGGCAGCGGTCCGGCCTCCGCCTACTCCCTGCTCATGGCTCTGATCGCGGGTGTGCTCGCGATCGTGTACGCGCTGCTCCAGCGCCGGAAGGGCGACGCATGA
- a CDS encoding carbohydrate ABC transporter permease produces the protein MTTTRLLTTATSSRRRPRRPRDADAPPPSIAPTPVARAFGITALVVATLYFLVPVYWLIVASTKNNTDLTSTFGFWFADGNLAANYSSLMDWTQGLFWRWVGNSMFYSVSAGVIGTLFAVMAGYAIAKFAFPGKRLAVGVIMAGLLLPVALLTVPLYIEFQALGLTNTVWAIIIPSAVSPFGVFLGMVYAQSSVPTELLEAARIDGAGEARIFFTIVMRLLGPAMVTIFLFIFVATWNNFLLPLMMISSQDLKPVTLGLYGMVSYFAPDKGAVMLGALLGVIPLVLLFFALQKYWRSGLAAGAVKG, from the coding sequence ATGACCACCACGCGCCTCCTCACCACCGCGACGTCATCACGACGACGCCCCCGCCGGCCGCGCGACGCGGATGCACCACCGCCGTCGATCGCTCCCACCCCCGTCGCACGCGCATTCGGCATCACCGCCCTCGTCGTCGCGACGCTGTACTTCCTCGTCCCGGTGTACTGGCTCATCGTCGCGTCGACGAAGAACAACACCGACCTCACCTCGACCTTCGGCTTCTGGTTCGCCGACGGCAACCTCGCCGCCAACTACAGCAGCCTGATGGACTGGACCCAGGGCCTGTTCTGGCGCTGGGTCGGCAACTCGATGTTTTACTCCGTGAGCGCCGGCGTCATCGGCACACTGTTCGCCGTGATGGCCGGCTACGCGATCGCGAAGTTCGCGTTCCCCGGCAAACGCCTCGCCGTCGGGGTCATCATGGCCGGGCTCCTGCTGCCGGTCGCGCTGCTGACCGTGCCGCTGTACATCGAGTTCCAGGCACTCGGCCTGACCAACACCGTCTGGGCGATCATCATCCCCTCGGCGGTGTCGCCGTTCGGCGTCTTCCTCGGAATGGTCTACGCGCAGTCGTCGGTGCCGACCGAACTGCTGGAGGCGGCCCGCATCGACGGCGCCGGAGAGGCCCGCATCTTCTTCACGATCGTGATGCGCCTGCTGGGGCCCGCGATGGTGACGATCTTCCTGTTCATCTTCGTGGCCACGTGGAACAACTTCCTGCTGCCACTGATGATGATCTCCAGCCAAGATCTGAAGCCCGTGACGCTCGGCCTGTACGGCATGGTGAGCTACTTCGCCCCCGACAAGGGAGCCGTCATGCTCGGCGCCCTGCTCGGTGTCATCCCGCTCGTGCTGCTGTTCTTCGCCCTACAGAAGTACTGGCGTTCCGGGCTCGCCGCCGGCGCCGTGAAGGGCTGA